The following proteins come from a genomic window of Candidatus Poribacteria bacterium:
- a CDS encoding peroxiredoxin family protein produces MPRKNKILNIGDAAPLFTLPSHQRADISLEAYRDAQHVVLTFFRGTWUPNSRRQLSAVEKNVEAYAAYTATPLAIAGQWPRELRGYADKNGITFPLLVDKTRSVIKSYGVYHWLSLEAYNIARPSTFIIDKAGVIRYMYIGTHQFDLVQQTEILESLKAVAKL; encoded by the coding sequence ATGCCACGTAAAAACAAAATTCTCAATATCGGTGACGCAGCACCTTTATTCACGCTGCCATCGCATCAAAGAGCGGACATCTCCCTTGAAGCATACCGCGACGCACAACATGTCGTCTTAACTTTCTTTCGAGGGACATGGTGACCGAACAGTCGCCGCCAGTTGTCGGCAGTCGAAAAAAATGTCGAAGCATACGCAGCATACACAGCTACGCCACTTGCCATCGCGGGGCAGTGGCCCCGTGAACTCCGCGGTTATGCCGATAAAAATGGGATCACATTCCCACTATTGGTGGACAAAACGCGGAGCGTCATCAAAAGTTACGGGGTCTATCACTGGCTCAGCCTTGAGGCTTATAACATCGCGCGACCGTCAACGTTTATTATTGACAAAGCGGGGGTTATCAGATACATGTACATCGGCACGCATCAGTTTGATCTTGTCCAACAAACAGAAATTCTTGAATCCTTGAAAGCGGTGGCGAAACTTTAA
- a CDS encoding iron-sulfur cluster assembly accessory protein, producing the protein MISVTESAAQKAITLISNSETPTESELGLRMQVVGGGCSGFQYNLEFGGKKDTDKVFEFHGLKVFIDPRSTLYLAGSVLDYNDGLMDSGFKITNPNAKNTCGCGESFSV; encoded by the coding sequence ATGATTAGTGTCACAGAATCTGCAGCACAAAAAGCAATCACACTCATTAGTAATAGTGAAACGCCGACTGAATCCGAACTCGGCTTGCGGATGCAAGTTGTCGGTGGTGGATGCTCCGGTTTCCAATATAACCTCGAATTTGGTGGGAAAAAAGACACTGACAAAGTGTTTGAATTTCACGGATTAAAGGTTTTCATCGATCCACGTAGCACGCTATATCTCGCAGGTTCCGTCCTCGACTATAACGACGGGTTAATGGATTCAGGCTTTAAAATAACCAACCCAAATGCTAAAAATACATGCGGTTGCGGCGAGTCCTTTAGCGTTTAA
- the hisH gene encoding imidazole glycerol phosphate synthase subunit HisH, translating into MIAIIDYDAGNLTSVARALTHLGYENEITSAAETIRAADRVIFPGVGAAKATMQTLQKRGLNQVLTDFYRTGRPMLGICIGIQILFEHSEEENTECLGLLPGYVKKYPTIDTEKKTETLKVPQIGWNEVHQTQSHPIFKDVPNPAHFYFVNSYYPVPEAEDIVIGKTQYRLEFCSAIAHDNLIATQFHLEKSGRVGLKMLNNFLKF; encoded by the coding sequence ATGATAGCAATCATAGATTACGACGCAGGCAACCTCACAAGCGTTGCGCGTGCATTGACACACCTCGGCTATGAAAATGAGATTACGTCCGCCGCTGAAACGATACGCGCGGCGGATCGCGTTATTTTTCCCGGTGTCGGTGCCGCAAAAGCCACGATGCAAACACTACAGAAACGTGGATTGAACCAAGTCCTGACAGATTTCTACCGTACCGGCAGACCTATGCTCGGTATCTGCATCGGTATCCAGATCCTTTTTGAACACAGTGAGGAAGAGAATACCGAATGCTTGGGACTTCTACCCGGATACGTAAAGAAATATCCAACGATAGATACAGAAAAGAAAACCGAAACATTAAAAGTACCACAAATCGGGTGGAACGAAGTACATCAGACCCAATCGCATCCAATCTTTAAAGACGTTCCGAATCCGGCGCACTTCTATTTCGTCAATTCTTACTATCCTGTCCCAGAGGCAGAAGACATCGTGATTGGAAAGACGCAGTACCGACTCGAATTTTGCAGCGCGATTGCACACGATAACCTCATCGCAACACAGTTCCACCTCGAAAAGAGCGGGCGCGTCGGATTAAAAATGCTCAACAACTTTCTGAAATTTTAG
- a CDS encoding bifunctional 3,4-dihydroxy-2-butanone-4-phosphate synthase/GTP cyclohydrolase II produces MPDNFNTIPEALSAIENGEMIIVVDEPDRENEGDLIMAAEKVTAETINFMAKYGRGLICLPTCSERLAELELQPMVAANTAQMQTAFTVTIDAKEVTTGISAQERAYTIQKFVDADAIPSDFVRPGHIFPLEAKPGGVLRRAGHTEATVDLARMAGLYPAGVLCEILNEDGTMARVPELMAFAAEHQLKIITISDLIAYRRQTETLIRRVATADIPTAHGEFRLYAYESTDTSGESVETDKTHIALTKGDIADATPLLVRVHSQCLTGDVFGSLRCDCGEQLEIALQTIEKEGRGVLLYMRQEGRGMGLKGKLRAYQLQDNDGLDTVEANEHLGYPADLRDYGIGAQILADLGVRKMRLMTNNPQKVTGLSGHGLEIVERVPLQTKPNAFNRRYLETKRSKLGHLLLHEE; encoded by the coding sequence ATGCCAGACAATTTTAATACTATTCCTGAAGCACTTTCTGCAATCGAAAATGGGGAAATGATTATCGTCGTTGATGAACCCGACCGCGAGAACGAAGGCGATCTCATCATGGCGGCTGAAAAGGTGACGGCAGAGACTATAAATTTCATGGCGAAATACGGTAGGGGGTTGATATGCCTACCTACGTGTTCAGAACGCCTCGCCGAGCTCGAACTCCAACCGATGGTCGCTGCGAACACGGCACAGATGCAGACGGCATTTACAGTCACTATTGACGCGAAAGAGGTGACGACCGGTATCTCCGCGCAAGAACGCGCATACACGATCCAGAAATTCGTTGATGCTGATGCTATCCCCTCAGACTTCGTTCGACCCGGGCACATCTTCCCGTTAGAGGCAAAACCCGGTGGCGTCCTACGGCGTGCTGGCCATACTGAAGCCACCGTTGATTTAGCACGGATGGCGGGGTTATATCCAGCAGGTGTCCTCTGTGAGATACTCAACGAGGACGGCACCATGGCACGCGTCCCGGAATTGATGGCGTTCGCTGCGGAACATCAACTCAAGATTATCACAATCTCTGACCTGATCGCATACCGCCGCCAGACAGAAACGCTTATTAGACGCGTCGCAACGGCTGATATACCCACCGCACATGGCGAATTCAGACTCTACGCCTATGAAAGCACAGATACATCCGGCGAAAGCGTCGAAACTGATAAAACGCACATCGCCCTCACAAAAGGCGATATTGCCGATGCAACCCCGCTTTTGGTCCGCGTGCATTCGCAATGTCTGACCGGCGATGTCTTCGGTTCACTCAGATGCGATTGTGGTGAACAACTCGAAATCGCACTCCAAACCATTGAAAAGGAAGGCAGAGGCGTGCTCCTCTATATGCGGCAAGAAGGCAGAGGGATGGGACTCAAGGGGAAACTCCGTGCCTATCAGTTACAAGACAATGACGGATTAGATACCGTCGAAGCAAACGAACATCTCGGATATCCCGCGGATTTGCGAGATTACGGCATCGGTGCACAGATATTAGCCGACTTAGGTGTCCGAAAGATGCGATTGATGACGAACAACCCACAAAAGGTCACAGGCCTGTCCGGACATGGACTTGAAATCGTCGAGCGGGTCCCTTTGCAAACGAAACCGAACGCCTTTAACCGCCGATATTTAGAAACAAAACGTTCTAAACTCGGTCATCTCCTCCTACACGAGGAATAA
- a CDS encoding riboflavin synthase, which produces MFTGIVEALGTIRNIQRKPEGAILEIQTRNVLADAEIGDSIAVDGACLTIRSLVPEAFTADISAETLRRTTLGERIAGEQVNLERSLRLSDRLGGHLVLGHVDEVATICAWKDEGDASLMRVTMSSNIRRYIAYKGSITVDGISLTVSDIYADTFEVALIPHTKQVTTLGTKRNGARVNLEVDIVARYIETLLKNTETEKGWTEQSSSETLNLSFLAKHGYIS; this is translated from the coding sequence ATGTTTACCGGGATTGTTGAAGCACTCGGAACAATCAGAAATATCCAGCGCAAACCCGAAGGTGCCATTCTTGAAATTCAGACGCGTAACGTTCTCGCCGATGCGGAAATTGGCGACAGTATCGCCGTTGACGGTGCTTGTCTCACAATCCGTTCTCTTGTACCGGAGGCATTTACTGCGGATATATCTGCTGAAACCTTACGTCGTACGACATTAGGCGAACGGATAGCCGGTGAACAGGTTAATCTTGAACGCTCACTCCGGTTAAGCGACAGATTGGGCGGACATCTTGTCCTCGGACACGTAGATGAAGTTGCGACGATCTGTGCATGGAAGGACGAAGGCGATGCCTCTCTGATGCGAGTAACGATGAGCAGCAACATCAGACGCTATATTGCATACAAAGGTTCTATCACGGTTGATGGTATTAGCTTAACTGTTTCAGACATCTACGCAGACACCTTTGAAGTTGCCTTAATTCCGCATACAAAGCAGGTAACAACTCTCGGAACGAAACGGAACGGCGCAAGGGTCAATCTTGAAGTTGACATCGTTGCGCGTTATATTGAAACGCTGCTTAAAAATACCGAAACGGAGAAAGGGTGGACCGAACAATCCTCCTCCGAGACACTCAATTTGAGTTTTTTAGCGAAACACGGGTATATTAGTTAA
- a CDS encoding ATP-binding protein, whose amino-acid sequence MLTFFLALLVILINVSTHLFQMQAYYAAVSHCYYGVMILAVIYARPREQNILFGITALANWVYVFRYPTQTGSIIIALLYPFLVFGVIRIIRQFQTQRRSRVEEMEEIHSVNANLEKQIRDISTLFEVSQAANANLELQGLFQRIIEILSKRLGIYRGALHLYENGKVVTSVEAVLGLTPAEMKRGTDNQMENIQKQVLTSGKAIGVPQTRSPLSYIKFFEPERVESKDVIAFWCIPIIVEEHVIGTLTIDKASDEFSAEDDRRLLTIIASTIAQRVKIQQTIDALVESERMATLGRLVRTIAHEVRNPLGSIRLGTQLLQHAETEGDSQTGTHPDAVQLSQDEIQEYTAIIIKEVDRLNRFIEQLLAFSKPAMQVAKRTDIHQLLEESLTICRPEFEHHAITVATQYDSACPQVNINEDGITQVLLNLFYNAIEAMDTEGTLAIQTEYLPAKEVIHVRVQDDGPGIPPEDIPMLFDPFYTTKQKGTGLGLYISQKILAEHQGGIEVDSNLEVGTAFVMSLPVN is encoded by the coding sequence ATGCTTACGTTTTTTCTTGCCCTTCTCGTCATACTTATCAACGTCAGTACACATTTGTTTCAGATGCAGGCATATTATGCCGCTGTGAGCCACTGCTACTACGGCGTAATGATTCTCGCGGTTATATATGCTCGCCCCCGCGAACAAAACATTCTGTTCGGCATCACGGCATTAGCCAATTGGGTCTATGTCTTCCGCTACCCGACTCAGACAGGGAGCATCATTATTGCGCTGCTGTATCCGTTCCTTGTGTTCGGTGTTATCCGTATCATCCGTCAATTCCAAACCCAGCGACGTAGCCGTGTCGAAGAGATGGAGGAGATACATAGCGTCAACGCGAATTTAGAAAAACAGATAAGAGACATCTCCACGCTTTTTGAGGTGAGTCAAGCGGCGAACGCGAACCTTGAGCTGCAGGGGCTCTTTCAGCGCATCATCGAGATTTTGTCCAAACGTCTCGGCATATATCGCGGTGCTTTGCATCTCTATGAAAACGGAAAGGTTGTCACTTCGGTAGAAGCTGTCTTAGGACTCACCCCAGCTGAAATGAAACGCGGCACCGATAATCAGATGGAAAACATCCAGAAACAAGTGCTGACATCCGGTAAAGCGATCGGTGTACCACAAACCCGGAGTCCGCTGAGTTATATTAAATTCTTTGAGCCAGAACGCGTCGAATCTAAAGACGTGATTGCTTTCTGGTGTATCCCAATTATTGTGGAAGAGCACGTTATCGGGACATTGACAATTGACAAGGCTTCGGATGAATTTTCAGCAGAAGACGACCGGCGGTTATTGACAATTATTGCTTCAACTATTGCGCAACGCGTCAAAATTCAGCAAACGATTGACGCGCTCGTTGAATCAGAACGGATGGCAACACTCGGAAGGTTAGTCCGAACGATCGCACACGAAGTGCGAAACCCGTTGGGCAGTATCCGACTCGGCACCCAGCTCCTCCAACACGCTGAGACAGAAGGAGATTCACAAACTGGCACCCATCCCGACGCAGTACAACTCTCTCAAGATGAGATTCAGGAATACACCGCGATCATTATCAAAGAGGTGGATAGACTCAACCGGTTTATTGAACAGTTACTGGCTTTCAGCAAACCGGCGATGCAGGTCGCGAAACGTACGGATATCCATCAACTGCTTGAGGAGAGCCTCACGATCTGCCGTCCTGAATTCGAGCATCATGCTATCACAGTCGCCACACAATACGACAGTGCCTGTCCGCAAGTGAATATAAACGAAGACGGCATAACGCAAGTGCTTCTCAATCTATTCTACAATGCCATTGAAGCAATGGATACAGAAGGGACATTGGCTATTCAGACAGAATACCTACCGGCAAAGGAAGTCATCCATGTACGGGTTCAAGATGACGGTCCGGGAATTCCACCTGAAGATATTCCAATGCTCTTCGACCCGTTTTATACCACTAAACAGAAGGGAACAGGGCTTGGGCTTTATATTAGCCAAAAAATTCTTGCCGAACACCAAGGGGGCATTGAAGTTGATTCTAACCTTGAAGTCGGCACGGCATTTGTCATGTCACTTCCCGTCAATTAA
- the ribD gene encoding bifunctional diaminohydroxyphosphoribosylaminopyrimidine deaminase/5-amino-6-(5-phosphoribosylamino)uracil reductase RibD, whose protein sequence is MDAAHIAFMQRALKLARQAKGRTSPNPLVGAVIVKDGKVIGEGYHHKTGTPHAEVHALNAAGENAKGATLYTTLEPCCHWGRTPPCTEALIRAGIAQVYIAGVDPNPRVAGKGIRQLKRAGIDVYVDVCKQEAEKLNEVHTKYIQTGLPFVILKFAMSLDGKIATATGESQWITSEASRQRGHEIRDEVDAILVGRGTVERDNPALTTRLQGRPGQDAIRIVMDSHARTPTDARIFNVESSAGVIVAVTPEAPSENVEALEKSGAEVITVPGAYGNQACFKCLMEILGKREITSVLIEGGGEINASAIAAGIVDKVMCFVAPIIIGGRNAPGPVGGEGFPNLTDVPHLRGVHITQIPDSDFLIEGYL, encoded by the coding sequence ATGGACGCAGCACATATAGCCTTCATGCAACGCGCACTGAAGTTGGCAAGGCAAGCAAAGGGACGCACGAGTCCGAATCCGCTCGTTGGGGCGGTCATCGTAAAAGACGGTAAAGTTATCGGCGAAGGGTATCATCACAAAACGGGAACGCCGCACGCCGAAGTCCACGCCCTCAACGCCGCAGGCGAGAACGCCAAAGGTGCAACGCTTTACACGACGCTTGAGCCGTGCTGCCATTGGGGACGCACCCCACCCTGCACAGAGGCACTAATTCGTGCTGGCATCGCTCAGGTTTATATCGCAGGCGTTGATCCGAATCCGCGCGTCGCTGGCAAAGGCATTCGTCAACTTAAGAGGGCAGGCATCGATGTCTATGTAGACGTATGTAAACAAGAAGCAGAAAAATTAAATGAAGTTCACACGAAATACATTCAGACCGGTCTGCCTTTCGTTATCCTCAAATTCGCTATGAGCCTTGATGGAAAGATAGCGACCGCTACGGGTGAATCGCAATGGATTACATCTGAGGCATCGCGCCAACGCGGGCATGAGATTCGGGACGAGGTAGACGCGATCCTCGTCGGTAGAGGCACAGTCGAGCGCGATAACCCGGCACTCACGACGCGTCTACAGGGAAGACCTGGACAGGATGCGATCCGTATTGTGATGGATTCACACGCGAGGACACCTACGGACGCACGTATTTTCAACGTCGAAAGCAGTGCAGGTGTGATTGTTGCTGTAACACCAGAAGCACCGTCTGAAAACGTTGAAGCACTCGAAAAGTCAGGAGCGGAAGTGATAACTGTGCCGGGAGCATACGGAAACCAAGCCTGTTTTAAGTGTCTGATGGAGATATTGGGCAAACGTGAGATAACAAGCGTATTGATAGAAGGTGGCGGCGAAATCAATGCATCTGCCATCGCAGCGGGAATCGTTGATAAGGTTATGTGTTTCGTTGCACCTATAATCATTGGTGGACGGAACGCGCCTGGACCTGTCGGTGGTGAAGGGTTTCCCAATTTGACGGATGTCCCTCACTTGCGGGGAGTCCATATCACGCAGATTCCTGATTCCGATTTTCTCATCGAGGGGTATCTATAG
- a CDS encoding glycoside hydrolase family 32 protein yields the protein MIQTAYKETYRPQFHFTPKTNWTNDPNGLIHYKGEYHLFFQHNPSGINWGNMTWGHAVSRDLVHWKQLPHAIHPDELGTIFSGSGVVDWKNTGGFQTGDEAVLVNFYTSAGSHAPEQVPFTQSIAYSNDRGRSWIKYEGNPVIEHIVASNRDPKVIWHEPTEKWVMALYLDKNDYTLFGSTDLKAWTRLSDLEIPDTECPDIFQLPVDGDPENTKWVFWGAAGKYYVGDFDGTTFTPEDEAHRADYGANFYAAQTWSDVPESDGRRIQVAWMSGSNPPDMPFNQQMSFPCSLTLRTTSEGIRLHREPVAEIENIHAYTHAWSDLTLTPAEDPLAGLTGELFDIRAEIALNNASAVGFKIRGQDVRYDVAAQQLTFLERSGPLTPQDGKICLQILVDRISIEAFGNNGELSMTSYFLPDLDDADIGVYADGGDATLVSLKVHELRSSWV from the coding sequence ATGATTCAGACGGCTTATAAGGAAACGTATCGTCCACAGTTCCATTTTACACCGAAAACCAACTGGACCAACGACCCGAACGGCTTGATCCACTATAAGGGTGAGTATCATCTCTTTTTTCAACACAACCCGTCCGGTATCAATTGGGGTAACATGACTTGGGGACACGCAGTCAGTCGAGATCTCGTCCATTGGAAACAACTGCCACACGCCATCCACCCAGACGAACTCGGTACCATCTTCTCCGGCTCCGGTGTTGTGGATTGGAAAAATACCGGTGGTTTCCAGACGGGTGATGAGGCGGTGCTTGTCAACTTTTATACATCTGCCGGTAGCCATGCACCGGAACAGGTACCGTTCACGCAGAGTATCGCGTATAGCAACGACCGCGGACGGAGTTGGATAAAATACGAAGGGAATCCTGTCATTGAACATATCGTCGCAAGCAACCGTGACCCGAAGGTGATCTGGCATGAACCGACAGAAAAATGGGTGATGGCTCTCTATCTCGACAAAAATGATTACACGCTGTTCGGTTCAACAGACCTTAAGGCGTGGACGCGGTTATCTGACTTGGAGATTCCCGATACAGAATGTCCTGATATCTTTCAACTGCCTGTTGATGGCGATCCTGAGAACACGAAGTGGGTTTTCTGGGGCGCGGCGGGGAAGTATTATGTCGGTGACTTTGATGGTACGACGTTTACACCAGAAGACGAGGCGCATCGCGCGGATTATGGTGCTAATTTCTATGCAGCACAAACGTGGAGCGACGTGCCAGAATCCGACGGCAGACGCATCCAGGTTGCCTGGATGAGTGGCAGTAATCCGCCAGACATGCCCTTCAACCAACAGATGAGTTTCCCGTGCAGTTTGACCCTTCGGACGACTTCAGAGGGTATCCGTCTCCATCGAGAACCGGTAGCAGAAATTGAAAACATTCATGCGTATACGCATGCATGGAGCGATCTGACGCTTACACCCGCGGAAGATCCGCTTGCAGGATTGACGGGTGAACTGTTTGATATTCGCGCTGAAATAGCACTTAATAATGCGAGTGCTGTCGGTTTCAAGATCCGTGGGCAAGACGTTCGTTATGATGTCGCAGCACAACAGTTGACATTCCTCGAAAGAAGCGGTCCCCTCACACCGCAGGATGGCAAAATCTGTCTGCAAATTCTGGTTGATCGCATCTCTATTGAGGCATTTGGGAACAACGGTGAACTATCAATGACCTCGTATTTCCTTCCTGATTTGGATGACGCCGATATTGGTGTTTACGCCGATGGTGGTGATGCAACTTTGGTGTCACTGAAGGTGCATGAGTTGAGATCATCGTGGGTATAA
- the ribE gene encoding 6,7-dimethyl-8-ribityllumazine synthase yields MPNVYEGYLLGEGLTFGIVVSRFNSFVTEKLLAGALDALKRHGVDLDQVDVFWTPGAFEIPGIAKRLAESEKYDAVLCLGAVIRGATPHFDYVAAESAKGIAQLSASTGVPVIYGVITTDTIEQALERAGIKEGNKGSEAAIAGIETANLYKTIEKAVI; encoded by the coding sequence ATGCCAAACGTCTACGAAGGATACCTTCTCGGCGAAGGACTCACATTCGGCATTGTTGTCAGCCGATTCAATAGTTTTGTTACTGAAAAGCTTCTCGCTGGCGCGTTAGATGCTCTAAAACGGCACGGTGTCGACTTGGATCAGGTCGATGTTTTTTGGACTCCGGGTGCCTTTGAGATTCCCGGAATCGCCAAACGCCTCGCGGAGAGTGAAAAGTATGACGCTGTCCTCTGTCTCGGCGCAGTCATCCGCGGCGCGACACCCCACTTCGATTACGTCGCCGCTGAAAGTGCGAAGGGCATTGCGCAGTTATCCGCCAGTACGGGCGTCCCCGTTATCTATGGTGTCATCACGACAGATACAATAGAGCAGGCACTTGAACGCGCCGGTATCAAGGAGGGCAACAAGGGTTCTGAAGCCGCCATCGCTGGCATTGAGACCGCTAATCTTTATAAAACAATTGAAAAAGCCGTTATATAA